A single region of the Anaerostipes rhamnosivorans genome encodes:
- a CDS encoding pyridoxamine kinase — protein sequence MKDQILLINDMAGYGKVALSAMLPVMTHAGLNLYSLPTALVSNTLDYGKFEILETTDYMRQTLKVWEELDFSFDAVCTGFIVSEEQGKLICGYLREQKKSGTWIFVDPIMGDEGNLYNGIDSRTIGYMRDLCSFADVIVPNLTEAAFLADLYQDKEIVTDGEAEELLQRLHCLGAKSVVITSVKTENGDFVFVYDDKTGDISKLPFDCVPVRFPGTGDIFSAILVSQVLNQVPLEKSVKRAMSAVRKLILLNQDTADKFKGIPIEKNLEVLNFETAED from the coding sequence ATGAAGGATCAAATACTTTTAATCAACGATATGGCTGGGTACGGCAAGGTGGCACTGTCCGCAATGCTTCCGGTCATGACACACGCCGGGCTGAATCTGTACAGCCTTCCCACCGCACTGGTGTCCAATACGCTGGATTACGGTAAATTTGAGATCTTGGAGACAACAGACTATATGAGGCAGACATTGAAAGTCTGGGAGGAGCTGGACTTCTCCTTTGATGCTGTGTGTACAGGCTTCATTGTCTCAGAGGAGCAGGGAAAGCTGATCTGCGGATATTTAAGGGAGCAGAAAAAGAGCGGAACATGGATCTTTGTGGATCCGATCATGGGGGATGAAGGAAATCTTTATAACGGCATCGACAGCCGGACGATCGGGTATATGAGAGATCTGTGTTCCTTTGCGGATGTGATCGTGCCCAATCTGACAGAAGCTGCATTTTTAGCGGATCTGTATCAGGATAAGGAAATCGTGACAGATGGAGAGGCGGAGGAACTGCTTCAAAGACTGCACTGTCTTGGGGCAAAGTCTGTGGTCATCACAAGTGTTAAGACAGAGAACGGAGATTTTGTGTTTGTCTATGATGATAAGACAGGGGACATCTCAAAGCTCCCGTTTGACTGTGTTCCGGTTCGTTTTCCGGGAACCGGGGATATCTTTTCTGCAATTCTGGTAAGTCAGGTGCTGAACCAGGTGCCGCTTGAGAAGTCTGTGAAAAGAGCCATGTCCGCCGTAAGAAAGTTGATCCTTTTAAATCAGGACACGGCGGATAAGTTTAAGGGAATCCCTATTGAGAAAAATCTGGAGGTGCTGAATTTTGAGACGGCCGAAGATTAA
- a CDS encoding ABC transporter permease/substrate-binding protein: protein MLQQMWTVLTQRRGFFLSLALEHLEISLIAIFIAILFGGIVGILISEYQRYAKPALGLINFLYTIPSISMLGFLIPFSGIGNATAVIALTVYALLPMVRNTHTGMSHIDEGILEAAKGMGSTRAQILFKIKLPLAMPVIMSGIRNMVTMTIALTGIASFIGAGGLGVAIYRGITTNNAAMTMAGSLLIALLALIMDFILGFVERRMKARDKKAKRTNRILLILALVLAVCLTAGAIFGQQKKDTIHIATKPMTEQYVLGEMLCILIEQETGLDTELTQGVGGGTSNIQPGMEKGEFDIYPEYTGTGWNMVLKKSGVYTEDMFSELKNGYEDKCQMQWLGMYGFNNTYGLAVRREIAEKYDLKTYSDLRAVASRLTFGAEYDFFEREDGYDALCDTYDMKFKKTVDMDIGLKYKAMGQKKIDVMNIFTTDGQLSVSDVVVLKDDKNFYPSYSCGNVVRDEVLEQHPKLQEVFDKLDGILSDDVMAKINYEVETKEKEPKEAAKDFLKSKGLLK from the coding sequence ATGCTGCAGCAAATGTGGACCGTACTTACACAACGAAGAGGATTTTTCCTGAGTCTAGCTTTGGAACATTTGGAGATCTCCCTGATCGCTATTTTTATCGCCATACTGTTTGGAGGGATTGTGGGTATCCTGATCAGTGAGTATCAAAGATATGCCAAGCCTGCGCTGGGACTGATCAATTTCCTATATACCATACCATCGATCTCTATGTTGGGATTTCTGATCCCGTTTTCGGGTATTGGAAACGCCACTGCGGTGATTGCTCTGACTGTCTATGCGCTGCTCCCTATGGTGAGGAATACCCACACAGGGATGAGCCATATTGACGAAGGAATCCTGGAGGCGGCCAAAGGAATGGGAAGCACCAGGGCACAGATCTTATTTAAGATCAAACTTCCCCTTGCCATGCCGGTGATCATGTCGGGAATCCGAAATATGGTGACCATGACTATCGCTCTCACAGGTATTGCATCCTTTATCGGGGCCGGAGGGCTGGGTGTGGCCATCTACAGAGGCATCACCACAAACAATGCGGCTATGACCATGGCAGGAAGCCTGCTGATCGCGCTTTTGGCTCTGATCATGGATTTCATTCTGGGATTTGTGGAACGGAGGATGAAGGCCAGAGATAAAAAGGCAAAGCGCACAAACAGAATCCTGCTCATCCTGGCCCTTGTGCTTGCAGTCTGTCTGACGGCTGGAGCTATTTTCGGGCAACAGAAAAAAGATACCATACACATCGCCACAAAACCTATGACAGAACAGTATGTGCTGGGTGAAATGCTCTGTATCCTTATTGAGCAGGAGACGGGGCTTGATACAGAACTGACCCAGGGTGTGGGCGGCGGCACTTCCAATATCCAGCCGGGAATGGAAAAGGGAGAGTTTGACATTTATCCGGAGTATACGGGAACTGGGTGGAATATGGTGCTGAAAAAGAGCGGCGTGTATACGGAAGATATGTTCTCTGAGTTAAAGAACGGCTACGAGGATAAATGCCAAATGCAGTGGCTTGGAATGTATGGATTTAATAACACGTACGGACTGGCAGTGCGGCGGGAGATTGCCGAGAAATATGACCTGAAGACTTATTCGGATTTGAGGGCTGTGGCATCAAGGCTGACCTTCGGGGCTGAGTACGATTTCTTTGAGCGGGAGGATGGCTATGACGCTCTGTGTGATACCTATGATATGAAATTTAAAAAGACCGTGGATATGGATATCGGCCTGAAATATAAGGCCATGGGCCAGAAGAAGATCGATGTCATGAACATTTTCACCACGGACGGCCAGCTGAGTGTGTCCGATGTGGTTGTCTTAAAAGACGATAAGAACTTTTATCCTTCCTATTCCTGTGGGAATGTGGTGAGAGATGAAGTATTGGAACAACATCCAAAACTACAAGAGGTATTTGACAAGCTGGACGGAATCCTGTCTGATGATGTGATGGCAAAAATCAATTATGAGGTGGAAACCAAGGAGAAAGAGCCAAAGGAAGCGGCAAAAGATTTTCTTAAGAGCAAAGGACTATTAAAGTGA
- a CDS encoding 4Fe-4S binding protein translates to MTAKDCLALLREVKDVAFATVDEHGHPQVRIIDVMIVEDEKLYFCTERGKDFYHQLMAEKYTAVTGMNKEFQMVRLSGPIRKLQDQKKWVDRIFEENPSMNDVYPGDSRYISEAFCIEDGWLEFFDLGRTPIYREQFTIGAEKKQEKGFLITDTCIGCGICKEVCPQQCIREGMPFEIQAEHCLHCGLCTEQCPAGAIKRKEG, encoded by the coding sequence ATGACAGCGAAAGACTGCCTAGCACTATTGAGAGAAGTAAAAGATGTGGCGTTTGCCACGGTAGATGAACACGGACATCCGCAGGTGCGCATCATTGATGTTATGATTGTGGAGGACGAAAAGCTGTATTTTTGCACTGAAAGAGGGAAAGACTTTTACCATCAGCTGATGGCAGAGAAATATACGGCGGTTACAGGGATGAACAAAGAATTTCAGATGGTCAGGCTGTCCGGGCCGATAAGAAAGCTCCAGGATCAAAAGAAGTGGGTTGACCGAATCTTTGAAGAAAATCCATCTATGAATGATGTCTACCCGGGAGACAGCCGCTATATTTCAGAGGCTTTCTGTATAGAGGACGGATGGCTGGAGTTTTTTGATCTTGGCCGGACCCCGATTTACAGGGAGCAGTTTACCATAGGAGCGGAGAAGAAACAGGAAAAGGGCTTCCTGATCACAGATACCTGTATAGGCTGCGGAATATGCAAAGAAGTATGTCCCCAGCAGTGCATCAGAGAAGGAATGCCGTTTGAGATACAGGCAGAACACTGCCTTCACTGCGGGCTGTGCACTGAACAGTGCCCGGCAGGGGCAATAAAAAGGAAGGAAGGATAA
- a CDS encoding TIGR04076 family protein, translating into MRRPKIKITLIDRKGERGCHRGHNIGDSFDFDTERGDLCPMAMHVAFPYVDILRYGGSIPGQPEGTAVFCCPDADTINVFKAEIMIEE; encoded by the coding sequence TTGAGACGGCCGAAGATTAAGATCACGTTGATCGATCGAAAAGGGGAGAGAGGATGCCATCGGGGACATAACATCGGAGACAGCTTTGATTTTGACACGGAGAGGGGAGACCTCTGTCCTATGGCGATGCATGTGGCTTTTCCGTATGTGGATATCCTAAGGTATGGGGGATCCATCCCCGGACAGCCGGAGGGGACGGCAGTGTTTTGTTGTCCGGATGCGGACACGATCAATGTATTTAAAGCAGAAATAATGATTGAGGAATAA
- a CDS encoding ATP-binding cassette domain-containing protein yields the protein MNTAIEFRQIKKVYGEKTVIEGFDLTVERGEFVTVIGSSGCGKTTVLKMVNGLVVPDGGKIFVEGQDISEMDMISLRRNIGYAIQGSVLFPHMTVEENISYVPDLLNKKDKQRTKKAVEKWMGIVGLDEDMMERYPAELSGGQQQRVGIARALAASPDILLMDEPFGAVDEITRGQLQTELRQIYEKTGITIMFVTHDISEALKLGTKVLVMDQGKIEQYAEPGVLLRAPATDFVSRLVEKERRVCTLPDEQLADCGHSGAAGQIL from the coding sequence ATGAACACGGCAATTGAATTCAGGCAGATAAAAAAAGTGTATGGGGAAAAGACCGTCATAGAAGGCTTTGACTTGACAGTTGAGAGGGGTGAGTTCGTGACTGTCATCGGGTCCTCCGGCTGCGGAAAGACCACAGTCTTAAAAATGGTCAACGGCCTTGTGGTGCCAGATGGAGGCAAGATCTTTGTGGAAGGGCAGGATATCTCAGAGATGGATATGATCAGCTTAAGGAGAAACATTGGCTATGCGATCCAGGGAAGTGTCCTGTTCCCGCATATGACAGTGGAAGAAAATATCTCCTATGTTCCAGACCTGCTCAACAAAAAGGATAAGCAGCGCACAAAAAAAGCGGTAGAAAAATGGATGGGCATCGTGGGACTTGATGAGGATATGATGGAGAGGTACCCGGCGGAGCTTTCCGGAGGACAGCAACAGAGAGTGGGAATCGCAAGGGCATTGGCGGCATCCCCTGATATCCTCCTGATGGATGAGCCGTTCGGAGCTGTGGATGAGATCACAAGGGGCCAGCTGCAGACGGAACTTCGGCAGATTTACGAAAAAACAGGGATCACAATCATGTTCGTAACCCATGATATCTCCGAAGCACTGAAGCTGGGCACAAAGGTCCTGGTGATGGATCAGGGGAAGATTGAACAGTACGCAGAGCCGGGGGTGCTTTTGAGGGCTCCGGCCACTGATTTTGTGAGCAGGCTGGTGGAAAAGGAGCGCAGAGTGTGCACACTTCCGGACGAACAGCTGGCCGACTGTGGACACAGCGGCGCCGCCGGACAGATCCTCTGA